Proteins co-encoded in one Cercospora beticola chromosome 7, complete sequence genomic window:
- a CDS encoding uncharacterized protein (antiSMASH:Cluster_7), translating to MGLSLKYCMLYSFSSVITLTITRALSFAAAEKVLFGRWVWRYRSLEAQKKSTSANSNKDTNKKNISRDHETANSDNASTCHDCSSTIDTICRPWILSGPALMGLVLVCFTVDRLTMKYKYGIVLTESVKERRLKEAAVTAFLFSLAVDLVVICACVTSWGREHIRRFAEGKEEIVEVKNLVEEK from the coding sequence ATGGGACTCTCTCTCAAGTACTGCATGCTCTACAGCTTCTCCTCGGTGATCACCCTCACCATCACTCGCGCACTCAGtttcgcagctgcagagaaAGTGCTTTTCGGACGCTGGGTCTGGAGATACCGATCGTTGGAGGCTCAGAAAAAGAGCACCAGTGCCAATTCCAACAAAGAcaccaacaagaagaacatAAGCAGGGACCACGAGACGGCAAACTCGGACAATGCTTCAACTTGTCACGATTGCTCCTCAACAATTGATACGATTTGTCGCCCCTGGATTTTGAGCGGTCCTGCCCTTATGGGGCTTGTGTTGGTCTGCTTCACGGTAGACAGGTTGACGATGAAATACAAGTATGGGATAGTACTCACAGAGAGCGTGAAGGAAAGGAGATTGAAGGAAGCGGCTGTAACAGCGTTTCTGTTTTCGCTGGCAGTAGATCTGGTTGTAATCTGTGCATGCGTGACTTCGTGGGGGAGGGAACACATTCGACGGTTCGCCGAAGGCAAggaggagattgtggaggTCAAAAACTTGGTCGAAGAAAAGTGA
- a CDS encoding uncharacterized protein (antiSMASH:Cluster_7), producing MADQYEFERSVSVYPVDGKPNHFTSVYRPWSWPLVQRAAGSVPITEGTAAAYKTVPPDFELHCAQVQFLKAGKNEALRYKVVELMTMSNFASRNVFVTQDSDSDYRCVLLLSFQKRSVTSRGWPTQYEYTRPPSREAIELAARSIEDHSPDLKMLPLGVPKGTPDPPFLCQRIDITQESDPNLKTYRTKYRITSPISGPTGQILAIVFLSDVFTLDVPMIVHSIPFGPPILGDETLTPTPTRIRSFASLTHTVRFARLEGFDVHQGVLCEMQVRWTKGRRALNTMYMRDCKGELIATVDQEAYFVFKTEEEFERDAKALKSRSAKQKAEAARKTKL from the exons ATGGCAGATCAATACGAATTCGAGCGCAGCGTATCTGTCTATCCGGTCGATGGAAAGCCAAACCACTTCACGAGCGTCTATCGACCATGGAGTTGGCCACTAGTCCAAAGGGCGGCAGGCTCAGTGCCTATAACAGAGGGCACTGCGGCAGCTTACAAGACCGTGCCACCCGACTTCGAGCTACATTGCGCACAAGTGCAATTCCTCAAAGCAGGCAAGAACGAAGCATTGCGATACAAAGTCGTCGAACTTATGACAATGTCCAACTTCGCTTCGAGGAACGTCTTCGTAACGCaagacagcgacagcgactaCAGATGCGTGCTCCTTCTGAGCTTCCAAAAACGATCCGTCACCTCTCGAGGCTGGCCCACACAATACGAATACACTAGACCACCTTCTCGGGAAGCGATCGAACTGGCAGCTCGCTCTATCGAGGACCACTCGCCAGATCTCAAAATGCTTCCACTAGGTGTCCCTAAAGGGACCCCCGACCCACCCTTTCTCTGTCAACGCATAGACATAACTCAAGAGTCGGATCCCAACCTCAAAACCTATCGTACCAAGTACCGCATCACCAGCCCAATATCTGGACCCACAGGACAAATTCTAGCAATTGTCTTCCTCTCAGATGTATTCACCCTCGACGTGCCGATGATCGTTCACAGCATCCCATTCGGGCCTCCGATCTTAGGCGACGAGACTTTGACGCCGACTCCGACACGTATACGATCATTCGCATCCCTTACTCACACGGTGCGTTTTGCGAGGCTCGAAGGTTTTGATGTGCATCAAGGGGTTCTTTGCGAGATGCAAGTGAGATGGACGAAGGGAAGGAGGGCGTTGAATACGATGTATATGAGGGACTGCAAGGGAGAGTTGATCGCTACGGTAGATCAAGAG GCATACTTTGTTTTCAAGACTGAAGAAGAGTTTGAACGAGATGCGAAAGCATTAAAATCTCGCTCAGCTAAACAgaaagctgaagctgctAGGAAGACGAAACTTTAA
- a CDS encoding uncharacterized protein (antiSMASH:Cluster_7) codes for MASWRYDRDDDQHHGMNPVGYDADTQVYTYRDDQGNYYQTEEGTGRHGNLNYSHTSANVAPQSGFNGENIPAEAIENDWKMMKPFFLLVTVVLMTILWYVNSGGSNKVPAITCGPGLEKYKISQGDTCWGIAEARKTSVEKIVEVNDGIVCANLKIGKQICVPEVK; via the exons ATGGCCAGCTGGAGATACGACCGC GATGACGACCAACACCACGGAATGAACCCCGTAGGCTACGATGCCGATACACAAGTCTACACCTACAGAGACGATCAAGGCAACTACTACCAAACCGAAGAAGGAACCGGACGACATGGAAATCTCAACTACTCTCATACCTCTGCAAACGTGGCTCCGCAATCTGGATTCAATGGCGAAAATATCCCCGCTGAAGCTATCGAGAATGattggaagatgatgaaaccgttcttcttgcttgtGACGGTTGTGTTGATGACGATTCTCTGGTATGTTAATTCTGGAGGGAGCAATAAAGTGCCAGCGATTACGTGCGGTCCTGGTCTCGAGAAGTATAAGATTTCTCAGGGCGATACTTGTTGGGGGATTGCGgaggcgaggaagacgagtgTGGAGAAAATTGTGGAGGTGAATGATGGGATTGTTTGTGCGAACTTAAAAATTGGGAAGCAGATTTGTGTTCCTGAGGTGAAGTAG
- a CDS encoding uncharacterized protein (antiSMASH:Cluster_7), with the protein MSPFLSFLTAVLSLILSPIVGCLLIPFGPFTYDFSHRIIFGQPPQKDSQAEAYFSELMKEVPATEQNISRSNGNAVVPTQSEGMPPKLDPTVVSSHDASLPPPLDIGSPPESSCLYDHWFGSAAFLYIGLTSCFAFLILWQEEDALAVAKASTAAFVLTACFDVVVTWVYLLNWMYANRNGAARGEQACEDLHGRRTDDDREQGKVASFHEERIDHGGEDSNEEWIDCGAAEQGSTKVTNQSK; encoded by the coding sequence ATGTCCCCATTCCTGTCATTTCTCACCGCCGTTCTCTCACTCATCCTCTCCCCCATCGTTGGGTGCCTACTGATTCCCTTCGGACCGTTCACATACGACTTCAGTCATCGCATAATTTTCGGTCAACCGCCTCAGAAGGACAGCCAGGCCGAAGCATATTTCAGCGAGTTAATGAAGGAGGTTCCCGCAACTGAGCAAAATATCAGCCGCAGCAACGGTAACGCGGTTGTCCCAACACAGTCCGAGGGAATGCCTCCGAAACTGGACCCAACAGTTGTATCCTCGCACGATGCTTCACTGCCTCCTCCTTTGGACATTGGTTCTCCACCAGAATCGAGCTGCCTTTACGATCACTGGTTCGGCTCGGCCGCATTTTTATATATCGGGCTGACGTCTTGCTTCGCGTTCTTGATActttggcaagaagaagacgcacTGGCCGTGGCGAAAGCGAGTACAGCGGCATTTGTGCTGACTGCGTGCTTTGATGTGGTGGTGACATGGGTATACTTGCTGAATTGGATGTACGCGAACCGAAATGGCGCTGCGAGAGGAGAACAAGCCTGCGAGGATCTGCATGGGAGGAGGACCGACGATGACAGGGAACAGGGGAAAGTTGCGAGCTTCCATGAGGAGCGCATCGACCACGGCGGAGAAGACTCAAATGAGGAATGGATCGACTGTGGCGCAGCAGAGCAAGGTAGCACAAAGGTCACAAATCAATCGAAATAG